The sequence TGCTCCATGACCTCTTTGCTGATTTCGAAGCCCGGATGGATAGGCATATCATGGAATACGAGCGCCTTTGTGCCTGCCAGTAATGCCGCATCGATTTGATACGGCATCATCTGCTCAATGATGGCGTTCTTCTTTTCCTCATAGGCAGGATTCGTAAAAAATTCCATGTCGACCCATGTATCGGTATAGACGCAGTCCACGGCACCGACAATTTTCTTCAATTCTTCTTTGCTGACAGTCGGAGAAATTTCATGATAACGTCCCGTGGCCTTCAATGAATCGTAAAAATCACCGCCCACAGCCATGACCTGACTGAAAGGTGTCAGCCCGTACATCTGCCCGCCTAAGGCCGTAACGATTTCAGATAAAGAATTAAAGGTATTGTTTTTGGCGCCAATGTACAGAACCGATGCCGAGAAACGCCCCAGCTTTTCATATAACGTCAGCATATCCGCCAACGCCTGCGTCGGGTGAAACGTATTATCGCAACCGTTGATAACCGGTACAGTAGCACTGTTCATAAAGGCCGCCGTCGTTTCAGCTTTCTTGAATCGCCCCATAATACAGTCCACATTGCGGCAAACGTACTGCACTTCACTCATCGTATCGCCGATCGTAAAATTGCTGTCACTCCATTTTTGATTATACGCCTTTCCGCCTAATTCTTCCATGCCTATGACGAAAGATAAATATGTCCGATTAGAGGTTTTTTCAAAAAGCGTATATAATTTTTTCCCTGATAAAATATTCGCATATGCCTCTTGATTTTCTTTTATTTTCTTTGCCAACAATAAGATGCCCTGTAATTCATCAGACGTGTAATTTTTAAAGCTGTTAACGTGTTTCATCATATCTCCTCCATAAATACATGCCTCCGTCGAATGCATTTATCGTATCATATAAAGCGTATTTTTTCAAGTAATTATACAATATTTTTGCATTTTTAATTTATTTGTTCAAAATAAAAACCGGTGATTCCAAAGGAATCACCGGTTAAAAGGTTTTCTATTTACTCAAGCTTCTTACGCTTTTGTAACGTTAGCAGCCTGCGGTCCACGAGCGCCATCGACGATGTCGAATTCAACTTCCTGACCTTCTGTCAGGGATTTGAAGCCGTCTTCCTGGATAGCTGAAAAATGTACAAACACATCGCCGCCATCTTCTCTTTCAATAAAGCCATAACCTTTTTCTGCGCTAAACCATTTTACTTTACCGTGCATACCAAAATCCTCCTAAATAAAAACAATTCCAGCTATCTTGTAGCTCTTACGTTAGTGTATCATAATCAAAGTGGCATGTCAATGTAATTTCCTCTCATAATTATAAATATTTTAAAATTTTTATTCATATTTATCTTATTAAGATTTATGATTACTGCTGTTTTATAGGTCTTTTCTAAGATAGTGACAAAAAGAATACGTATATTTATTAGATTCATTTTTTTCAAACCGTTCTGCCGATTCCAATTGCCACTGCCCTTCTTCAAAAGGTGGGAAAAATGCGTCGGCTTCGAACACGGCCTCTATTTTTGTTAAATAAAGACTGCAGGCAAACGGCAGAAATGCCGCATAAAGCGATGCGCCGCCAATGACGAAGTACTCTTTCGACGGCTCCATGTCCTGTCTCAAATCCGCAACAGAATGATATACCGCAATATCCTTTCGACGCTTACCGTAATCCGCTTGAGACGTTAATACCCAGTGACTGCGACCCGGTAAGATTCCCGGCAAGCTTTCAAAGGTTTTCCGTCCCATAATCATCGGGTGCCCCATCGTCAACGCTTTAAAGTGCCGTAAATCCGCCGAAATATGACAGAGTAATTGATTATCCCTGCCGATGCCTCCATCTTCCGCAACGGCGGCGATCAAGTGCAGCATCAGACAGCGACCTCCATCGATAATTTTCCTAAGTGCCGATAATTATCCAGTGTGATATCCTCTATTTTAAAATCATAAAAATCTCGCACCGCCGTATTGATCAGCAAGTCGGGCGCCGCCATGGCGGCATCACGCCGAGCCAATTGCTGCCGCAATACTTCTACATGATTTTCATAAACATGGGCGTTATTAATGACATGTGTGAAAAGGCCCGGTTTCAGTCCTGCAGACTGGGCAATCAAGTGTACCAAAACGGCATACTGGGTCATATTGAAGGGAACACCGAGTCCCATATCGCCGCTGCGCTGTATCAACATGCAATTCAGCCGTCCTGCCGTAACATCCCAAAGCGTCTGAAAAGCGCAAGGCTGCAGCGCCATATCGTCCAGATCATCCAAGTTCCAGAGGGAAACGATCATGCGGCGACTCTGCGGATCTGTCCGCAGCTGCTCCAAAAGCGTATCTACCTGCCTGTATTTCCGAATCTGATATCCGTAAGCCTTGCCGATCGTGCCGTCAGGCCGCATCCATTCGTCCCAAACGTGGCAATTCATCTTCTGCAACTCCCGTACGTCGTTGCTCTGAAGCTGCCAGATCCAAAGGATTTCCTTCACTGCCGTCTTAAATGCGACGAATTTCGTCGTTAAAATGGGAAATTCCGCCGCTAAATCAAACTGCATGACTTGATGCGGTAACTTGTACGTCCGAATCCCCGTTCTGTTATTGCCATAAAAACCGTGCTCGATGATGTTCTCAACAATATCGAGATATTGCGTATCTGCGCTGCTCATGCATTTCACCTCATTATTCATCAAATTCTCGAAGCGCTTCCAAAAAAATATGCCCATATTTGTGAAGTTTAAAGGAGCCGACTCCTTTTACTTCTCCCAACTCGTCAAGCGACTGAGGCCGCCGTCCTGCAATTTCCCACAACGTGGCATCGGAAAAGATAACGAAAGGCGGGATTTGTTCCTCTTTGGCCAATCTGTACCGTAACGAACGCAGGATTTCAAACACTGGTCGCAACGCAACTTCGTCGATATCGGCAGAAAACCGTTTTTTCTTTTCCGCCGAAGGAGCGGCGGCAATCCGTTTCGTTCTGACGACGGTCCTGCCGCTCTGCAGTTGTTCCCTCCCTGCCGCCGTCAATGACAGGACAGGATACTGACCGTCGGATTGTTCAAGGAAGTGTAACTGCAAACATGTTCGAATAAGGCTGCGAATCTCTTCCTGGGAAAAATCGCCCAACATGCCAAACGACGCCTTCCCTTCAAACCCGTAACGCCTGACCTTGGCATTAGCCGTCCCTTTCAGTATATCACAGACCATTGTCATCCCGAAACGGCCTTTCAGTTCATCGACACAAAGGCAGATCAGCCGAACTTCCGGCGTAATCTTTTCTTCCACCTTCGGACTGTCGCAATTACCGCAATGGCCGCAGTCACGCCAAGCAGGCGTCTCGCCGAAATACGCCAAAATGGCGCGGCGCAGACACCCCGGCTGCTCGCAATAGTCGATCATTTGCCGAAGCAGGAGCTTTTCGTGCCGCTGCTGTTGTTGATCATGCACGGATCTTTCAATCAAATAATTCTGAATCATAATGTCCTGCCTGCTAAACAGGAGAATGCATTCGCCGGGAGCTCCGTCGCGCCCGGCACGACCCGCTTCCTGATAATAACTCTCCATATTTTTCGGCATTTGATAATGAATCACAAATCGGACATTGCTTTTATCAATACCCATTCCGAAAGCATTCGTAGCTACAATAACTGCCAGCCGGTCATACGAAAAGGCTTCCTGCACGCGCCGCCGTTCCTCATCGGACAAACCGGCATGGTACCGGCCGACAGAAAAGCCCTGACGCTGCAGTCGCTGATAAATACGATCTACATCTTTGCGCGTCGCCCCGTAAATAATCCCGCTGTCACGCCGGTGTTCGCGCAAATAGGCTTCCAAAAAAGCCATGCGGTCGCCGTTGCCGACAACACGAAAATACAAGTTCGGCCGGTCAAAACCACCGATAAACAACTGCGGTTTCTGCAGCCCCAAGAGCGCCAACATATCACCCTTGACCTTTTCCGTCGCCGTCGCCGTAAATGCGCTCACGACGGGACGCTGCGGCAACGCCTCGATCCAGGAACTGATCGCCCCGTAGCTTGGCCGGAAATCATGTCCCCATTGCGATACGCAATGGGCTTCGTCAATGACGACCATGGCAAGCGGCAATTCCTTCATCAGCGAAGTAAAGAATTCATTTTGCAGTCGCTCCGGCGAAATATACACCAACTTGAACTTACCCCTGCAAATTTGCGAAAATCGTTCCTTCGATTCTTCAAAGGTACATTGACTGTTGATAAAAGTCGCGGCAATCTGCTGATTCAGAAGGGAATCAACCTGATCTTTCATCAGGGAAATAAGCGGTGAAATAACCAAAGTAAGACCGGGCATCAGCAGCGCCGGGATCTGAAAACAAAGTGATTTTCCGGCTCCCGTCGGCATGATGACCAAACTGTCACGCTGCTGCAGCAATGCAGTGACAACAGCTTCCTGCCCGGGCCTGAACGCCGTATATCCGAAATACTGTTTTAACACATCTGTCGGCTGCATAATAACTCCATTCAACAAAACGTAAAAACGGGACTGCCATAAAACGAGTCCTTCCTCATTTTATTACAGTCCCTATATTATATCAAATTTATTTTTTCAGTTCTTCTGCAAGAACGGCTCCCAAACGCTTGATTCCTTCAACAATCCGGTCTTCAGGCATATTGGAGTAGTTTAGCCTGAAGTGATTGCCGTGACCGCCATTCGGATAGAAGATATCGCCCGGCACATAAGCGACATTCTGCGCAATACATTTGGGCATCAATTTTTTTGCGTCCACATCGTCAGGCAAGGTAACCCACGTAAACAGGCCGCCTTGCGGATACGTAAAGGTGACATCGGCGGGGAAATACGTCTTCATCGCGTCACACATCAGATCGCGCCTTTTCGCATAAAGCGCCGTAATACGGGCAATGTGCGCTTCCATATCAAACAACTTACAGAAATACGCCGCCTGCCGTTGTCCGAACGTGGATGTGCCGAGATCGACGGCCTGCTTGAACTTGACAAATTTATCAACGATGTCCGGTGCCGCAACGATCCAGCCGAGCCGCAGGCCGGGCATAAAAATTTTGGAGAAAGAACCCAGAAAAACGACCTTCCCCTGCGTATCCAACGATTTTAAAGACGGCATTTTTTCAAGACCGTAACGAATTTCGCCGTACGGATTATCTTCCAGCACGACAACATCGTATTTGCTGACGATATCCATAAAAGCCTTCCGCCGTTCCAGGGGCCACGTTACGCCTGTCGGATTCTGGAATTCAGGAATGACATAAATCAAACGGACAGCGTCGTCTGCAGCTAAAATTTTTTCCAATGCTTCCGGAATAATCCCCTTGTCATCTGTCGGCACTTCCGTATAGCGCGGTCCGGCGGGATCAAAGGCCATGATAGCCCCCATGTACGACGGGCTTTCCATCAAGATGGACTGCCCTTTATCAACCAGTATCTGCGCTAAGATGAACAGCGCCTGCTGCGAACCGGTCGTCACGACGATATGTTCCGGTTGGCAATCGACGAAAAATTTATCCTTCATTCTCCGGGCAATTTCTTCACGGAGCGGCACATACCCTTCCGTCGTTCCGTACTGCACGGCCTGACGTCCTTCTTCGGCATAAATAGCCGCATCCACCTGCTTCATCTCTTCAATCGGGAAAAGCTCCGGCGCCGGAAGACCGCCGGCAAAGGAAATGATTTCCGGCTTTTCCGTCAGCGCTAATAAGGCCGCAATATCGGACGACTGTAATGAATTGGCAAAATTTGAAAATTTAGTCATGACAAACACCCCTTTTAATGATAAATCCCCTAATGGCATACATTATACCATCGCTATGCGTCATTGGCAATTTTCATTTTCCATCATTTTTATTCCCGCGCCGGTTATTCCGCTGCGGCCGGCACGCCGCCACATCACTGTGTACCGGAATGGCGCCAGCAAAAGACCCTTCCGTATCGGAGATACAGAAGGGTCCGCATCCAAACCGGTTAATTGAAAACGCCCGACGTCACTGCTTATTGCCGCGTGCAGACGAGTGCACGCCGTCCAGCGACCGATCAAATGTAAACGACCATATTTGCGGCGTATCCGGCCCGACTTCCATGTCTATCTGCGGATGAGCCGGCACGTTCCGCCCCGTTTTATCCTGATAATAGATCATACCGCTTGCCGCATCGTATGTATAATCACTTATTTTCGCTTTCTTATGCGCTGCGTCCCGAACCGTTGTCGCAATGCCGAAATCGTTATCGTTCGATACGAACATCGTTTTATGGTCATAACTCATCGTCAGCCCTTCCGCTTTTTCCGTATCCCAGCCGTAACGCCGCAAATCGGCAATCAGCGTCTTGACCGGAAGATACGGCGCCAGCTCTTCGCGGGACGCAAATTCGATGTCCTTGCCGTTGATTTTTGTATTCGTAACATCCGTACCGGTCGAAAGATCCACCATATAGACCCTGTTCATCATTGATTTATCGGCTTGCTTTCCTTGCTCGATAATCAAGACGCGATGATTGTCGATTGCATAAGCATCGCCTAATTTCGCATCCCCCATCTTCTTGTACGTCCCTTCCAGCGGATAAGCATACGTTTTATAAGTACAATCCGTCGGATTCCAGTCAAACA comes from Megasphaera vaginalis (ex Bordigoni et al. 2020) and encodes:
- a CDS encoding ornithine carbamoyltransferase — translated: MMKHVNSFKNYTSDELQGILLLAKKIKENQEAYANILSGKKLYTLFEKTSNRTYLSFVIGMEELGGKAYNQKWSDSNFTIGDTMSEVQYVCRNVDCIMGRFKKAETTAAFMNSATVPVINGCDNTFHPTQALADMLTLYEKLGRFSASVLYIGAKNNTFNSLSEIVTALGGQMYGLTPFSQVMAVGGDFYDSLKATGRYHEISPTVSKEELKKIVGAVDCVYTDTWVDMEFFTNPAYEEKKNAIIEQMMPYQIDAALLAGTKALVFHDMPIHPGFEISKEVMEQHLETILDEAENRRHAEKGLLVYLLTGKLDW
- a CDS encoding dihydrofolate reductase, which encodes MLHLIAAVAEDGGIGRDNQLLCHISADLRHFKALTMGHPMIMGRKTFESLPGILPGRSHWVLTSQADYGKRRKDIAVYHSVADLRQDMEPSKEYFVIGGASLYAAFLPFACSLYLTKIEAVFEADAFFPPFEEGQWQLESAERFEKNESNKYTYSFCHYLRKDL
- a CDS encoding cold shock domain-containing protein, with product MHGKVKWFSAEKGYGFIEREDGGDVFVHFSAIQEDGFKSLTEGQEVEFDIVDGARGPQAANVTKA
- a CDS encoding PLP-dependent aminotransferase family protein; this encodes MTKFSNFANSLQSSDIAALLALTEKPEIISFAGGLPAPELFPIEEMKQVDAAIYAEEGRQAVQYGTTEGYVPLREEIARRMKDKFFVDCQPEHIVVTTGSQQALFILAQILVDKGQSILMESPSYMGAIMAFDPAGPRYTEVPTDDKGIIPEALEKILAADDAVRLIYVIPEFQNPTGVTWPLERRKAFMDIVSKYDVVVLEDNPYGEIRYGLEKMPSLKSLDTQGKVVFLGSFSKIFMPGLRLGWIVAAPDIVDKFVKFKQAVDLGTSTFGQRQAAYFCKLFDMEAHIARITALYAKRRDLMCDAMKTYFPADVTFTYPQGGLFTWVTLPDDVDAKKLMPKCIAQNVAYVPGDIFYPNGGHGNHFRLNYSNMPEDRIVEGIKRLGAVLAEELKK
- a CDS encoding thymidylate synthase; this translates as MSSADTQYLDIVENIIEHGFYGNNRTGIRTYKLPHQVMQFDLAAEFPILTTKFVAFKTAVKEILWIWQLQSNDVRELQKMNCHVWDEWMRPDGTIGKAYGYQIRKYRQVDTLLEQLRTDPQSRRMIVSLWNLDDLDDMALQPCAFQTLWDVTAGRLNCMLIQRSGDMGLGVPFNMTQYAVLVHLIAQSAGLKPGLFTHVINNAHVYENHVEVLRQQLARRDAAMAAPDLLINTAVRDFYDFKIEDITLDNYRHLGKLSMEVAV
- the recQ gene encoding DNA helicase RecQ, which produces MQPTDVLKQYFGYTAFRPGQEAVVTALLQQRDSLVIMPTGAGKSLCFQIPALLMPGLTLVISPLISLMKDQVDSLLNQQIAATFINSQCTFEESKERFSQICRGKFKLVYISPERLQNEFFTSLMKELPLAMVVIDEAHCVSQWGHDFRPSYGAISSWIEALPQRPVVSAFTATATEKVKGDMLALLGLQKPQLFIGGFDRPNLYFRVVGNGDRMAFLEAYLREHRRDSGIIYGATRKDVDRIYQRLQRQGFSVGRYHAGLSDEERRRVQEAFSYDRLAVIVATNAFGMGIDKSNVRFVIHYQMPKNMESYYQEAGRAGRDGAPGECILLFSRQDIMIQNYLIERSVHDQQQQRHEKLLLRQMIDYCEQPGCLRRAILAYFGETPAWRDCGHCGNCDSPKVEEKITPEVRLICLCVDELKGRFGMTMVCDILKGTANAKVRRYGFEGKASFGMLGDFSQEEIRSLIRTCLQLHFLEQSDGQYPVLSLTAAGREQLQSGRTVVRTKRIAAAPSAEKKKRFSADIDEVALRPVFEILRSLRYRLAKEEQIPPFVIFSDATLWEIAGRRPQSLDELGEVKGVGSFKLHKYGHIFLEALREFDE